In one window of Azoarcus olearius DNA:
- the feoB gene encoding ferrous iron transport protein B gives MTLAATAASPARTFALVGHPNVGKSVLFHRLTGTYVNVSNYPGTTVEVARATPRFDREASLLDTPGVLALPSRSDDERATMRALLQEDMRTLIQVGDAKNLRRTLNLTALLAELGVPMVMALNMTDEASARGVTVDSAALAEALGVPVVATVATGGEGVAPLTDALPRACAPAPLLRYDADTEAAIERIAALITAHAPHPRLAPRGLAILLLGHDSEVVRWIDEHAGDKAALIHQALIAASNIGKEPLAARLARERGRAAEALARTVSHQAAGKERTLSLLVGQLAVHPLWGWPMLLGVLFLVYLFVGDFGAGTLVGLLEEDFFGGVLNPAFTEFVQQHISAPWLADLLVGEYGLWTMGMTYALALILPIVTTFFLAFGVLEDSGYFSRLSVIANRSFAAIGLNGRAVLPMVLGLGCVTMATLTTRILHTPRERLITTFLMALAIPCSAQLGVVLGLLGGISLGALTIWGITIACVLLFTGWLAGKLVKGRRIPLVTELPPMRMPVLGNVLKKTGGRLKWYLIEVIPLFLIGTFIMFVLDRLGILPWIIKAGEPVVTGWLGLPPEASAAFVMGFLRRDFGATGLFALSHELSMVQAVVGMVTITLFVPCIASVMMIVKEQGLRTAALMLAMIMPTAFLIGGILNHVLRLFF, from the coding sequence ATGACCCTTGCCGCCACCGCAGCGTCTCCCGCCCGCACCTTCGCCCTCGTCGGCCACCCCAATGTCGGCAAGTCGGTCCTGTTCCACCGCCTCACCGGCACATATGTAAACGTCTCCAACTACCCGGGCACCACCGTCGAAGTCGCGCGCGCCACGCCGCGCTTCGACCGCGAGGCCTCGCTGCTCGACACCCCGGGCGTACTCGCCCTGCCCTCGCGCAGCGACGACGAACGCGCAACGATGCGCGCGCTGCTGCAGGAGGACATGCGCACGCTGATCCAGGTGGGCGATGCCAAGAACCTGCGCCGAACGCTCAACCTGACCGCGTTGCTGGCCGAACTCGGCGTACCGATGGTGATGGCGCTGAACATGACCGACGAGGCGAGCGCGCGCGGCGTGACGGTGGATAGCGCCGCGCTGGCCGAGGCGCTGGGGGTGCCGGTGGTGGCGACGGTGGCCACCGGCGGCGAGGGCGTGGCGCCGCTGACCGACGCGCTGCCGCGCGCCTGCGCGCCTGCGCCGCTGCTGCGCTACGACGCCGATACCGAAGCGGCAATCGAACGCATCGCTGCACTGATCACCGCCCACGCGCCCCATCCGCGCCTGGCCCCGCGCGGGCTGGCGATCCTGCTGCTCGGCCACGACAGCGAGGTCGTGCGCTGGATCGACGAGCACGCCGGCGACAAGGCGGCGCTGATTCATCAGGCCCTCATCGCCGCCTCGAACATCGGCAAGGAGCCGCTCGCTGCCCGCCTCGCGCGCGAACGCGGCCGCGCCGCCGAAGCGCTGGCACGCACCGTGAGCCACCAGGCAGCCGGCAAGGAGCGCACGCTGTCACTGCTGGTCGGCCAGCTCGCCGTGCATCCGCTGTGGGGATGGCCGATGCTGCTCGGCGTGCTGTTCCTGGTGTACCTCTTCGTCGGCGACTTCGGCGCCGGCACCCTGGTGGGCCTGCTGGAAGAAGACTTCTTCGGCGGCGTGCTCAATCCGGCCTTCACCGAGTTCGTCCAGCAACACATCAGCGCGCCCTGGCTCGCCGACCTGCTGGTGGGTGAATACGGACTATGGACGATGGGCATGACCTACGCGCTGGCGCTGATCCTGCCCATCGTCACGACCTTCTTCCTCGCCTTCGGCGTGCTGGAGGATTCCGGCTATTTCTCGCGCCTGTCGGTGATCGCCAACCGCAGCTTCGCCGCCATCGGCCTCAACGGCCGCGCAGTGCTGCCGATGGTGCTGGGGCTGGGCTGCGTGACCATGGCCACGCTCACTACCCGCATCCTGCACACCCCGCGTGAGCGCCTGATCACCACCTTCCTGATGGCATTGGCAATTCCATGCTCCGCCCAGCTCGGCGTGGTGCTCGGCCTGCTCGGCGGCATCTCGCTCGGCGCGCTGACGATCTGGGGCATCACCATCGCCTGCGTGCTGCTGTTCACCGGCTGGCTGGCGGGCAAGCTGGTCAAGGGCCGCCGCATCCCGCTGGTCACCGAACTGCCGCCGATGCGGATGCCGGTGCTCGGCAACGTGCTGAAGAAGACGGGCGGCCGCCTGAAGTGGTATCTGATCGAGGTGATCCCGCTGTTCCTGATCGGCACCTTCATCATGTTCGTGCTCGACCGCCTCGGCATCCTGCCGTGGATCATCAAGGCCGGCGAACCCGTGGTGACGGGCTGGCTGGGCCTGCCGCCGGAGGCGAGCGCCGCGTTCGTGATGGGCTTCCTGCGGCGTGACTTCGGCGCCACCGGCCTGTTCGCACTCAGCCACGAGCT
- a CDS encoding TonB-dependent receptor, translating to MKKKLARKPAAQAAAAPAQPVRLLPLGAALMAGGLSLSAMAQDTATPAPKEKALSAVTVNATTEAPPEDGYRATATRVGKTLQDPHDVPQAITTVTRSLMEEQQVGSLKEALRNVSGLTFNAAEGGRSGDNMMLRGFYTYGDIYLDGIRDTAQYNRETFNLEQVDVLRGAAAMLFGRGQAGGVINQVSKTPMLVDRNRVTGSVGTDDYRELTGDFNKVLGDTTAVRLNVMKRDEGSWRSNPATGTEPEIHREGAAASIGFGLFTDNELIVSHQYLRTDDNPDYGISFDNATHKPTKRFDESDFWGIDQNFDESETNISTVTHTYRFTGKTQLRTQLRYSNYKRAYWASAPSNTVAPSDRGNAPKTRKSDTDNLVLQSDFSTEFNALGMKHELVTGIEYLHEDSVRWGLLNLGTNARPYYSSSVVNRASASKYEGDTYSVYAQDSIEFVKDWKVVLGARRDFMDAEYSAVRSPELKFNENSYRAGLSWQPSEYAHYYLSWSDSFSPTADLYQLSGGEFPPERSDVVELGAKFMFFEGDLAFRTALYRATKDWERNNDLESTASILTRKRRTDGLEFELAGRITDKWEVFAGLALMDSEILKVAVNRNATTGVVTSANPNFKGERARNTPTYTFNFWSTYALGNGWKVGGGAEGKGERYGYNPSAGGTAAFNPNKAPAYVRWDAMVAYEQPKWAVRLNLRNLFDEVYYDAIYDNGGFTVPGTRRSAILTTEFKF from the coding sequence ATGAAGAAGAAACTTGCGCGCAAGCCTGCCGCCCAGGCTGCAGCTGCCCCCGCCCAACCCGTCCGCCTGCTGCCGCTGGGCGCCGCCCTGATGGCGGGCGGCCTGTCGCTGAGTGCGATGGCCCAGGACACCGCGACCCCGGCCCCGAAGGAGAAGGCGCTGTCGGCCGTGACCGTCAACGCCACCACCGAGGCGCCGCCGGAAGACGGCTACCGCGCCACCGCCACCCGCGTCGGCAAGACCCTGCAAGATCCGCATGATGTGCCGCAAGCGATCACCACGGTGACCCGCTCGCTGATGGAAGAGCAGCAGGTCGGTTCGCTGAAGGAAGCGCTGCGCAACGTCTCCGGCCTCACCTTCAACGCTGCCGAAGGCGGCCGCTCCGGCGACAACATGATGCTGCGCGGCTTCTACACCTACGGCGACATCTACCTCGACGGCATCCGCGACACCGCCCAGTACAACCGCGAAACCTTCAATCTGGAGCAGGTCGACGTGCTGCGCGGCGCGGCGGCGATGCTGTTCGGCCGCGGCCAGGCCGGCGGCGTGATCAACCAGGTGTCGAAGACGCCGATGCTGGTCGATCGCAACCGCGTCACCGGCAGCGTCGGCACCGACGACTACCGCGAACTCACCGGCGACTTCAACAAGGTGCTGGGCGACACCACCGCCGTGCGCCTGAACGTGATGAAGCGTGACGAAGGCAGCTGGCGCTCCAACCCGGCCACCGGCACCGAGCCCGAAATCCACCGCGAAGGCGCGGCCGCCAGCATCGGTTTCGGCCTCTTCACCGACAACGAGCTGATCGTCAGCCACCAGTACCTGCGCACCGACGACAACCCCGATTACGGCATCTCGTTCGACAACGCCACCCACAAGCCGACCAAGCGCTTCGACGAGAGCGACTTCTGGGGCATCGACCAGAACTTCGACGAAAGCGAGACCAACATCTCGACCGTCACCCACACCTACCGCTTCACCGGCAAGACCCAGCTGCGCACCCAGCTGCGCTACTCCAACTACAAGCGCGCCTACTGGGCTTCGGCGCCGTCCAACACGGTGGCGCCGTCCGATCGCGGCAACGCGCCCAAGACGCGCAAGTCCGATACCGACAACCTGGTGCTGCAGTCGGACTTCAGCACCGAGTTCAACGCGCTCGGCATGAAGCACGAGCTGGTCACCGGCATCGAATACCTGCACGAGGATTCGGTGCGCTGGGGTCTGCTCAACCTCGGCACCAACGCGCGTCCGTACTACAGCAGCAGCGTGGTGAACCGCGCCAGCGCGTCGAAGTACGAAGGCGACACCTACTCGGTGTATGCGCAGGACAGCATCGAGTTCGTCAAGGACTGGAAGGTCGTGCTCGGCGCCCGCCGCGACTTCATGGATGCCGAGTACAGCGCGGTCCGCTCGCCTGAACTCAAGTTCAACGAGAACAGCTACCGTGCCGGCCTGTCGTGGCAGCCGAGCGAGTACGCCCACTACTACCTGAGCTGGAGCGACTCGTTCAGCCCGACCGCCGACCTCTACCAGCTCTCCGGCGGCGAATTCCCGCCCGAGCGTTCCGACGTGGTCGAACTCGGCGCCAAGTTCATGTTCTTCGAAGGCGATCTCGCCTTCCGCACCGCGCTGTACCGCGCCACGAAGGACTGGGAACGCAACAACGACCTCGAGTCCACCGCGTCCATCCTGACCCGCAAGCGTCGCACCGACGGTCTCGAGTTCGAACTTGCCGGCCGCATCACCGACAAGTGGGAAGTGTTCGCCGGCCTCGCGCTGATGGACTCCGAGATCCTGAAGGTGGCGGTGAACCGCAACGCCACCACGGGCGTCGTCACCTCGGCCAACCCCAACTTCAAGGGCGAGCGCGCGCGCAACACGCCGACCTACACCTTCAACTTCTGGTCGACCTACGCGCTGGGCAACGGCTGGAAGGTGGGCGGCGGCGCCGAAGGCAAGGGCGAACGCTACGGCTACAACCCGTCCGCCGGCGGCACCGCGGCGTTCAACCCGAACAAGGCGCCGGCCTACGTGCGCTGGGACGCGATGGTGGCCTACGAGCAGCCGAAGTGGGCGGTGCGCCTGAACCTGCGCAACCTGTTCGACGAGGTCTATTACGATGCGATCTACGACAACGGCGGCTTTACGGTCCCCGGCACGCGTCGCTCGGCCATCCTGACCACCGAGTTCAAGTTCTGA
- a CDS encoding Fe2+-dependent dioxygenase: MLITIDDVLSPEELAQARKLIAASRWVSGHVTAGPQALYSKNNEQLPEDAEHLPALRRLILGALNRNPLFFAAALPLRVLTPFFNRYAGDSNHYGYHTDNAMRLAPEGGYVRADVSATVFLSDPEEYEGGVLTIADTFGTHGVKLKAGSAVVYPSSSIHQVTPVTAGARVACFMFMQSMVRDAHQRRLLFDMDMALLQLRQSVGEDNDAVVRLTGTYHNLLRLWADA, from the coding sequence ATGCTGATCACGATCGACGACGTCCTGAGCCCCGAGGAGCTGGCACAGGCGCGCAAGCTGATCGCGGCCTCGCGCTGGGTCAGCGGCCATGTCACTGCCGGCCCGCAGGCGCTTTATTCCAAGAACAACGAGCAACTGCCGGAAGATGCCGAGCATCTGCCCGCGCTGCGCCGCCTCATCCTCGGTGCGCTCAACCGCAACCCGCTGTTCTTCGCCGCGGCGCTGCCGCTGCGCGTGCTCACGCCCTTCTTCAACCGCTACGCCGGCGACAGCAACCACTACGGTTACCACACCGACAACGCGATGCGGCTGGCGCCCGAAGGCGGCTATGTGCGCGCCGATGTCTCGGCCACCGTGTTCCTGTCCGACCCGGAGGAATACGAAGGCGGCGTGCTGACCATCGCCGACACTTTCGGCACCCACGGCGTCAAGCTCAAGGCCGGCAGCGCGGTGGTGTATCCGTCCTCGTCCATCCACCAGGTCACGCCGGTCACGGCCGGCGCGCGCGTGGCGTGCTTCATGTTCATGCAGAGCATGGTGCGCGACGCCCACCAGCGCCGCCTGCTGTTCGACATGGACATGGCGCTGCTGCAACTGCGCCAGAGTGTCGGGGAGGACAACGACGCCGTCGTGCGCCTCACCGGCACCTATCACAACCTGCTGCGCCTGTGGGCCGATGCCTGA
- a CDS encoding alpha-hydroxy acid oxidase, which yields MPEAGKPAQRLAAIPREIAAVVDYERFSRACLDDNAWAYLHSAAADELSWRWNREAYDRLRILPRVLRDVTAGHTRCSLPGLELAHPILLAPVAWQKLFHPDGERASAYAAAALDTGLVLSTLSSYTLEEVAAVGAGPRWFQLYLQPDRGVSRALVERAERAGYSGIVFTIDAPLNGVRNREHRAGFQLPPGIDSANLRGAPAPVRPALGEHDSAVFQGLMREAPTWRDVEWLSGITRLPVILKGVLHPEDARIAADLGAAGLIVSNHGGRTLDTLPPALEMLPAMADAVGDRVALLLDGGIRRGSDVFKAIALGARAVLVGRGYIHALAAAGPLGVAHVIRLLRDELEVAMALAGCATLADIGPQALLAAPR from the coding sequence ATGCCTGAGGCCGGCAAGCCCGCCCAGCGCCTTGCCGCCATCCCGCGCGAGATCGCGGCGGTCGTCGACTACGAGCGTTTCTCGCGCGCCTGCCTGGACGACAACGCCTGGGCTTATCTGCACAGCGCCGCCGCCGACGAGCTGAGCTGGCGCTGGAACCGCGAGGCCTACGACCGCCTGCGCATCCTGCCGCGCGTGCTGCGCGACGTCACTGCCGGCCACACCCGCTGCAGCCTGCCCGGGCTGGAGCTGGCCCACCCCATCCTGCTGGCGCCGGTGGCCTGGCAGAAGCTGTTCCATCCCGATGGTGAGCGCGCCAGCGCCTATGCCGCGGCGGCGCTCGACACCGGCCTGGTGCTGAGCACGCTGTCCAGTTACACGCTGGAAGAGGTCGCCGCGGTCGGCGCCGGGCCGCGCTGGTTCCAGCTCTACCTGCAGCCGGACCGCGGCGTGTCGCGCGCGCTGGTCGAGCGTGCCGAGCGTGCCGGCTACAGCGGCATCGTGTTCACCATCGACGCGCCGCTCAATGGCGTGCGCAACCGCGAACACCGCGCCGGCTTCCAGCTGCCGCCGGGCATCGATTCCGCCAACCTGCGCGGCGCGCCTGCGCCCGTGCGGCCGGCGCTGGGCGAGCACGACAGCGCGGTGTTCCAGGGCCTGATGCGCGAGGCGCCAACCTGGCGGGACGTCGAATGGCTGTCCGGGATCACCCGGCTGCCGGTCATTCTGAAAGGCGTATTGCATCCGGAGGATGCCCGCATCGCCGCCGATCTCGGCGCCGCCGGGCTCATCGTCTCCAACCACGGCGGCCGCACGCTGGACACGCTGCCGCCGGCGCTGGAGATGTTGCCGGCGATGGCCGATGCCGTCGGCGACCGCGTTGCGCTGCTGCTCGACGGCGGTATCCGCCGCGGCAGCGATGTGTTCAAGGCGATCGCGCTCGGTGCGCGCGCGGTGCTGGTGGGGCGCGGCTATATCCACGCACTCGCCGCCGCCGGACCGCTCGGCGTCGCCCACGTCATCCGCCTGCTGCGCGACGAGCTGGAAGTGGCGATGGCGCTCGCCGGCTGCGCGACGCTGGCGGACATCGGGCCGCAGGCGCTGCTGGCGGCCCCGCGCTGA
- the adeC gene encoding AdeC/AdeK/OprM family multidrug efflux complex outer membrane factor yields the protein MTASVARLRLAPVLLAALVAGCAFTEPVARPDQPLPAQWTEQPGPAAATPLPDTWWQSFGSPALDALVAEALVASPDLQVQAERVLQAELALRQTRASLFPWLTLDADSGWRRADAGDRGASTVTETKTTSLGLSASYEVDLWGRVAANVGSARASLNATRYDRDSVRLSLAASVATTYFQLLTLQERLEIARQNLAIAERVLRVVEARYRNGAASALEVSQQRTTVLTQRAAIEPLEVSVRQTRSALAILLGRNPQDAAPEFERLEALAIPTVTPGLPAELLLRRPDLASVEASLAAASADIAAARAALLPSISLSAGGGVASSLLLSLADPGTTVSLSASLVQTIFDGGRLQAAVDIARSRQRELLESYRSAIITALKEVEDALGNASRDANQEAAQREILAEAQRALRLAELRYREGAADLLTVLDAQRTLFSAQDQLAQLRQARLTDAVGLYKALGGGWRAENSMAAGG from the coding sequence ATGACCGCTTCCGTCGCGCGCCTGCGCCTTGCCCCCGTGCTGCTCGCCGCGCTGGTCGCCGGCTGCGCCTTCACCGAACCGGTCGCGCGCCCCGACCAGCCGCTACCCGCGCAGTGGACCGAACAGCCCGGCCCTGCCGCCGCCACCCCACTGCCCGACACCTGGTGGCAGTCCTTCGGCTCGCCGGCACTGGACGCGCTGGTGGCCGAGGCGCTGGTTGCCAGCCCTGACCTGCAGGTGCAGGCGGAGCGCGTGCTCCAGGCCGAACTCGCGCTGCGCCAGACGCGTGCGTCGCTGTTCCCGTGGCTCACGCTCGACGCCGACAGCGGCTGGCGCCGCGCCGACGCCGGCGACCGCGGCGCGAGCACGGTGACCGAAACCAAGACCACCTCGCTCGGCCTTTCCGCCAGTTACGAGGTCGATCTGTGGGGCCGCGTGGCCGCCAACGTGGGCAGCGCGCGCGCCAGCCTCAACGCCACCCGCTACGACCGCGACAGCGTGCGCCTGTCGCTCGCCGCGAGCGTCGCCACCACCTATTTCCAGCTGCTGACGCTGCAGGAGCGGCTGGAGATCGCACGCCAGAACCTGGCGATTGCCGAACGCGTGCTGCGCGTGGTCGAGGCGCGCTACCGCAACGGGGCCGCGTCGGCACTGGAAGTGAGCCAGCAGCGCACCACGGTGCTCACCCAGCGCGCTGCGATCGAACCGCTGGAGGTCAGCGTGCGCCAGACGCGCTCCGCGCTCGCCATCCTGCTCGGCCGCAATCCGCAGGACGCCGCGCCGGAATTCGAACGCCTCGAAGCGCTGGCCATCCCCACGGTGACACCCGGCCTGCCCGCCGAACTGCTGCTGCGCCGGCCCGACCTGGCGAGCGTGGAAGCCAGCCTGGCCGCCGCCTCCGCCGACATCGCCGCGGCGCGCGCCGCCTTGCTGCCCAGCATCAGCCTGTCGGCCGGCGGCGGCGTGGCCAGCAGCCTGCTGCTGTCGCTGGCCGACCCGGGCACCACGGTGTCGCTGTCGGCCTCGCTGGTGCAGACCATCTTCGACGGCGGCCGCCTGCAGGCCGCGGTCGACATCGCCCGCTCGCGCCAGCGCGAACTGCTCGAGAGCTACCGCAGCGCGATCATCACCGCGTTGAAGGAAGTGGAAGACGCGCTCGGCAACGCCAGCCGCGACGCCAATCAGGAAGCCGCGCAGCGCGAGATCCTCGCCGAAGCCCAGCGCGCGCTGCGTCTGGCCGAGCTGCGCTACCGCGAGGGCGCGGCCGACCTGCTCACCGTGCTGGACGCCCAGCGCACGCTGTTCTCGGCGCAGGACCAGCTCGCCCAGCTGCGCCAGGCGCGGCTGACCGATGCGGTCGGGCTGTACAAGGCGCTCGGGGGCGGCTGGCGGGCGGAGAACTCGATGGCGGCGGGCGGCTGA
- a CDS encoding MacB family efflux pump subunit, translated as MKREAFSPSASSTGAGTPLIELAGITRSFRNGEIETRVLHGIDLTIYPGEFVAIVGASGSGKSTLMNILGCLDRPSSGTYRFMGEDVAGFDRDELARLRREAFGFVFQSYNLLGGASARENVEVPAVYSGMPPAERHARAEQLLASLGLGERSHHRPSQLSGGQQQRVSIARALMNGGRIILADEPTGALDSRSGEEVMKLLRQLSAEGHTIILITHAREVAEMAQRIIEIRDGHIVADPGPSKPQGPEPDFAPHVDRTSSMSDLVEATRTALRALRANLFRSALTLLGIVIGVASVIAMLAIGDGAKAKVVDQISAMGTNLLTVRPGAPNQRGRETTATLVIEDVRAIAELPNVLASVPEQSASVTLRADNTDQRTTANATSWNYGVARNWPVASGTFFSAEDEARYATVAVLGQTTAGALFPGVDPIGQYVLVNNIPFQVIGVMSPKGATPWGQDQDDIVFVPFTTGSLRVTGQRYLRNVTVAVEDVSRIDATQNEVSQLLLARHGVEDFQIRNMASVIDTVSATQNTLTILLGTVAAISLLVGGIGVMNIMLVSVTERTREIGIRMATGARMKNILQQFLIEALVVSALGGLIGVAVGLGTAAVIALFDTPIKYSLLPVVLAFGCAFATGLVFGYLPARKAARLDPVVALASE; from the coding sequence ATGAAGCGCGAAGCCTTCTCCCCCTCGGCCAGCAGTACCGGAGCGGGAACGCCGCTGATCGAACTCGCCGGCATCACGCGCAGCTTCCGCAACGGCGAGATCGAGACGCGGGTTCTGCACGGCATCGACCTCACCATCTACCCGGGCGAGTTCGTCGCCATCGTCGGCGCCTCGGGTTCGGGCAAATCGACGCTGATGAACATCCTCGGTTGCCTGGACCGGCCGAGCAGCGGCACCTACCGCTTCATGGGCGAAGACGTTGCCGGTTTCGACCGCGACGAACTCGCCCGCCTGCGCCGCGAGGCCTTCGGCTTCGTGTTCCAGAGCTACAACCTGCTCGGCGGCGCCAGCGCACGCGAGAACGTCGAGGTGCCGGCGGTGTATTCCGGCATGCCGCCCGCCGAGCGCCACGCGCGCGCCGAGCAGCTGCTCGCCTCGCTCGGCCTCGGCGAGCGCAGCCACCACCGCCCCAGCCAGCTCTCCGGCGGCCAGCAGCAGCGCGTGTCGATCGCGCGTGCGCTGATGAACGGCGGCCGCATCATCCTCGCCGACGAGCCCACCGGCGCGCTCGACAGCAGGAGCGGCGAAGAGGTGATGAAGCTGCTGCGCCAGCTCTCCGCCGAAGGCCACACCATCATCCTGATCACCCATGCGCGCGAAGTGGCCGAGATGGCCCAGCGTATCATCGAAATCCGCGACGGCCACATCGTCGCCGACCCCGGCCCGAGCAAGCCGCAGGGGCCGGAGCCCGACTTCGCTCCGCATGTGGACCGCACCTCGTCGATGTCGGACCTGGTCGAAGCCACCCGCACCGCGCTGCGCGCGCTGCGTGCCAACCTGTTCCGCTCGGCGCTGACCCTGCTCGGCATCGTCATCGGCGTCGCTTCGGTGATCGCGATGCTGGCGATCGGCGACGGCGCCAAGGCCAAGGTGGTGGACCAGATCAGCGCGATGGGCACCAACCTGCTCACCGTGCGTCCCGGCGCGCCCAACCAGCGCGGGCGCGAAACCACCGCCACGCTGGTGATCGAGGACGTGCGCGCGATCGCCGAGCTGCCCAACGTGCTCGCCTCGGTGCCGGAACAGAGCGCCAGCGTCACCCTGCGGGCGGACAACACCGACCAGCGCACCACCGCCAATGCCACCTCCTGGAACTACGGGGTCGCGCGCAACTGGCCGGTGGCGAGCGGCACCTTCTTCAGCGCCGAGGACGAGGCGCGCTACGCCACCGTCGCGGTGCTCGGCCAGACCACCGCGGGCGCGCTGTTCCCGGGCGTCGACCCGATCGGCCAGTACGTGCTGGTGAACAACATCCCCTTCCAGGTCATCGGCGTGATGAGTCCCAAGGGCGCCACGCCCTGGGGCCAGGACCAGGACGACATCGTCTTTGTGCCCTTCACCACCGGCAGCCTGCGGGTGACCGGCCAGCGCTACCTGCGCAACGTCACCGTCGCGGTGGAGGACGTCTCCCGCATCGACGCGACGCAGAACGAGGTCAGCCAGCTGCTGCTCGCGCGCCACGGCGTCGAGGACTTCCAGATCCGCAACATGGCCTCGGTGATCGACACCGTGTCGGCCACCCAGAACACGCTCACGATCCTGCTCGGCACGGTGGCGGCGATCTCGCTGCTGGTGGGCGGCATCGGCGTCATGAACATCATGCTGGTGTCGGTCACCGAGCGCACCCGCGAGATCGGCATCCGCATGGCCACCGGCGCGCGCATGAAGAACATCCTGCAGCAGTTCCTGATCGAGGCGCTGGTGGTGTCCGCGCTCGGCGGCCTCATCGGTGTCGCCGTCGGGCTGGGCACCGCGGCGGTGATCGCGCTGTTCGACACGCCGATCAAGTATTCGCTGCTGCCGGTGGTGCTCGCCTTCGGCTGCGCCTTCGCCACCGGTCTGGTATTCGGCTACCTGCCCGCACGCAAGGCCGCCCGGCTGGACCCGGTGGTCGCCCTCGCTTCCGAATGA
- a CDS encoding MacA family efflux pump subunit, producing the protein MFGNGDPTALYQFATVSRGDIEDVVTATGTLQPREYVDVGAQVSGQLKKIHVEVGSLVKNGDLLGEIDSTVYLSKVDASRAQLRNLRAQLKEREAQVALAQVQFKRQTALMAEDATTTETLQTAEATLKSAEAQLEALRAQIEQYESTLRGDEANLQYARIMSPMTGTVVSITARQGQTLNTNQSAPTILRVADLTTMTVQTQVSEADVSRLKLGMAAYFTTLGGHGKRWYGKLDKIEPTPTVTNNVVLYNALFDVPNDDNLLMTQMTAQVFFIVAQAKDVLQIPLAAVSQGARGPRAGAQPAAGGALAGAARGNGPRRATVKVLRADNTLEEREVQIGVSNRVQAQVLDGLQEGERVVAGLLSAPAPAASTTSNRQGPPPRL; encoded by the coding sequence TTGTTCGGCAACGGCGATCCCACGGCGCTCTACCAGTTCGCCACCGTCAGCCGCGGAGACATCGAGGACGTGGTGACCGCTACCGGAACGCTGCAGCCGCGCGAGTATGTCGACGTCGGCGCGCAGGTTTCCGGACAGCTGAAGAAGATCCACGTCGAGGTCGGCTCGCTGGTCAAGAACGGCGACCTGCTCGGCGAGATCGACTCCACCGTTTACCTTTCCAAGGTGGATGCCTCGCGCGCCCAGCTGCGTAACCTGCGTGCCCAGCTGAAGGAGCGCGAGGCCCAAGTCGCCCTCGCGCAGGTGCAGTTCAAGCGCCAGACCGCGCTGATGGCGGAGGACGCCACCACCACCGAAACGCTGCAGACCGCCGAGGCCACGCTGAAGTCGGCCGAGGCGCAGCTCGAAGCGCTGCGCGCGCAGATCGAGCAGTACGAATCGACGCTGCGCGGCGACGAGGCCAACCTGCAGTACGCCCGCATCATGTCGCCGATGACCGGCACCGTGGTCTCGATCACCGCCCGCCAGGGCCAGACGCTGAACACCAACCAGTCGGCGCCGACCATCCTGCGCGTCGCCGACCTGACGACGATGACCGTGCAGACCCAGGTGTCCGAAGCCGATGTGAGCCGTCTCAAGCTCGGCATGGCGGCCTATTTCACCACGCTGGGCGGCCACGGCAAGCGCTGGTACGGCAAGCTGGACAAGATCGAACCGACGCCCACGGTGACCAACAACGTGGTGCTGTACAACGCGCTGTTCGACGTTCCCAACGACGACAACCTGTTGATGACGCAGATGACCGCCCAGGTGTTCTTCATCGTCGCCCAGGCCAAGGACGTGCTGCAGATTCCGCTCGCGGCGGTATCGCAGGGCGCGCGCGGTCCGCGCGCCGGAGCGCAACCCGCCGCGGGCGGCGCACTCGCCGGCGCCGCCCGCGGGAACGGCCCGCGCCGGGCCACGGTCAAGGTGCTGCGCGCCGACAACACGCTGGAGGAACGCGAGGTGCAGATCGGCGTATCCAACCGCGTCCAGGCTCAGGTGCTGGACGGGCTGCAGGAAGGCGAGCGCGTGGTCGCCGGCCTGCTGAGCGCACCCGCACCCGCTGCATCGACCACCAGCAACCGTCAGGGACCGCCGCCCCGCCTATGA
- a CDS encoding ExbD/TolR family protein: MAFGGFHQGGERQPTSDINMVPLIDVMLVLLIVFMITAPLLTHSVKIDLPKAASQPNVEKPETVTLALDGDGKLFWNNEPLPDDQLATRLTEAAGRTPQPELHLRADQNTRYQKLAEVMSEAREAGIEKMGFITVPER, translated from the coding sequence ATGGCTTTCGGCGGTTTCCACCAGGGCGGCGAGCGCCAGCCGACCAGCGACATCAATATGGTGCCGCTGATCGACGTGATGCTGGTGCTGCTGATCGTGTTCATGATCACCGCGCCGCTGCTCACCCACTCGGTCAAGATCGACCTGCCCAAGGCGGCCAGCCAGCCCAACGTCGAGAAGCCGGAAACGGTCACGCTCGCGCTGGACGGCGACGGCAAGCTGTTCTGGAACAACGAGCCGCTGCCCGACGACCAGTTGGCGACGCGGCTGACGGAGGCCGCCGGCCGCACGCCGCAACCGGAACTGCACCTGCGCGCGGACCAGAACACGCGTTACCAGAAGCTCGCCGAAGTCATGTCCGAGGCGCGCGAGGCCGGCATCGAGAAGATGGGTTTCATCACCGTCCCCGAACGCTGA